Proteins co-encoded in one Ziziphus jujuba cultivar Dongzao chromosome 9, ASM3175591v1 genomic window:
- the LOC107421511 gene encoding MDIS1-interacting receptor like kinase 2-like has product MISKGLFSPLLIISISFLHYASFASASSSINEQEKLEAESLLKWKTSLENETQSLLSSWSPSKTPCKYWVGIGCSSNGSSIITHINLTSMGLTGTLNHFNFTSFPNLYSLDLHDNSLHGNIPPHIANLSGLAILNLGSNKFSGKITHRVGDLVKLEVLILSKNLLSGPAPYFLGNLTNLSILNLGNNHLSGSIPVEIGRLRNLTELRLNLNMLNGSIPASLGDLLSLQVLSLYGNNLSGFLPKEINKLTNLRLFFLSNNSISGLLPENICHGVILEDFCASNNRFWGTVPKGLKNCTSLTRLRLDRNNLIGNISEDFGIYPKLDYVDLSYNNFHGEVSPNWGKCQLLTSLKISDNQITGKILPEIGESSLLHVLDLSSNNLEGEIPKELGNLKSLYNLTLSRNNLSGNIPLEIGTLPDLSYLDLSGNNLSGSIPKKIGDCSSMLYLNLSNNDFHGEIPAEIGNLEWLQVALDLSRNSLSGEIPWQVGKLIKLEILDLSHNQLTGSIPSSFDEMLSLRLVDLSYNQLEGPIPDNKVFQEAAVLGNNLGLCGNFTGLKICLPSPLKNKKNRTNIAILITIPFLGSLIILSMIMGFLYVVRKRRRNTGSEMRHSNHGNLFSVWSYDGKLVYEDIREATENFDAKYCIGIGGTGSVYKAKLSTGQIVAVKKLHPSQYAELKDQKAFVSEIQALTKIRHRNIVKLHGFCSHAQESFLVYEYLERGSLAKILKNEEDAKELDWIKRIDFVKGVANALCYMHYDSIPSIIHRDISSNNILLDAKYEAHVSDFGTARLVKVDSSNCTVLAGTYGYIAPEFAYTMKVTKKCDVYSFGIVTLEIFMGHHPGELICSLSSSSSLSSSETSSSLPSSPHEMLLRNVLDNRLPSPTPKVAEEVVAIIKMAFTCIDANPQVRPTMQHVCQELSTPRQTLSEPFDEVTLGKLLNVNEIV; this is encoded by the exons ATGATATCAAAGGGTCTATTTTCTCCTCTCCTtatcatctccatttccttTTTACATTATGCTTCTtttgcttctgcttcttcttcaatcAATGAACAAGAAAAACTAGAAGCAGAATCGCTATTGAAATGGAAAACAAGCCTGGAAAACGAAACTCAGTCTCTGCTTTCTTCCTGGTCACCAAGCAAAACCCCATGCAAGTACTGGGTTGGGATTGGTTGCAGCAGCAATGGAAGCAGTATTATCACCCACATAAACCTCACAAGCATGGGTTTAACAGGTACTCTCAACCATTTCAACTTCACATCCTTCCCTAACCTCTATTCTCTTGATCTCCATGACAATTCTCTCCATGGTAACATCCCTCCCCACATAGCAAACCTTTCAGGGCTAGCTATTCTTAATCTGGGTTCCAACAAATTTTCTGGGAAAATAACTCATCGGGTAGGAGATTTGGTGAAGCTTgaggttttaatattatcaaaaaacCTTCTTTCTGGTCCTGCTCCTTACTTTCTTGGAAACTTGACCAATCTCTCTATTCTTAACCTTGGAAATAATCATCTCTCTGGCTCTATACCAGTAGAGATTGGAAGGTTGAGAAATCTAACCGAGCTTCGTTTGAATCTAAACATGCTCAATGGTTCTATCCCAGCTTCTTTAGGTGATTTGCTGAGCTTGCAAGTTTTGTCACTGTATGGTAACAATTTGTCTGGTTTTTTGCCCAAAGAGATCAATAAACTCACAAATTTGAGACTGTTCTTCTTGTCAAATAATAGCATTTCTGGATTGTTGCCAGAGAATATTTGTCATGGAGTTATCCTTGAAGATTTTTGTGCAAGTAATAATCGTTTTTGGGGTACTGTTCCTAAGGGGTTGAAGAATTGTACAAGTTTAACTAGGCTTAGACTTGACAGGAACAACCTCATTGGAAATATATCAGAGGATTTTGGGATTTACCCAAAACTTGATTATGTTGATTTGAGCTATAACAATTTTCATGGTGAAGTTTCTCCAAACTGGGGAAAGTGCCAACTCCTTACAAGTCTGAAAATTTCTGACAACCAGATTACGGGGAAAATACTACCAGAGATTGGAGAATCAAGTCTTTTGCATGTTCTTGATCTTTCTTCAAACAATCTTGAAGGGGAAATTCCAAAGGAATTGGGAAATTTGAAGTCTTTGTATAACCTTACTTTGAGTAGAAACAATCTTTCTGGGAATATACCTCTAGAGATTGGGACACTACCAGATCTTTCATACCTTGATCTTTCAGGAAACAATCTGAGTGGTTCAATTCCCAAGAAAATTGGTGATTGTTCCAGTATGCTTTACTTGAATTTGAGCAACAATGATTTCCATGGTGAGATTCCTGCTGAAATTGGAAACTTAGAGTGGCTGCAAGTTGCATTAGATCTTAGCAGAAATTCGCTTTCTGGGGAGATTCCATGGCAAGTTGGGAAGTTGATCAAGTTAGAAATATTGGATCTCTCCCATAATCAGCTCACGGGTTCCATTCCTTCCTCTTTTGATGAAATGCTCAGTTTGAGATTGGTAGACTTATCTTACAATCAATTGGAAGGTCCTATCCCAGACAACAAAGTCTTTCAGGAGGCTGCAGTCCTAGGAAATAACTTGGGCTTGTGTGGGAATTTTACTGGTTTGAAGATCTGTCTTCCTTCTCCActgaagaataagaaaaatcgCACAAACATAGCAATCCTAATTACCATTCCTTTTCTTGGATCTTTAATCATCTTGAGCATGATCATGGGTTTTCTCTATGTTGTTCGAAAAAGACGAAGAAATACAGGAAGTGAGATGAGACATTCCAACCATGGAAACTTATTTTCAGTGTGGAGTTATGATGGGAAATTAGTATATGAAGATATCAGGGAAGCAACcgaaaattttgatgccaagTATTGCATTGGAATTGGAGGAACGGGAAGTGTTTACAAGGCAAAACTGTCAACAGGGCAGATTGTAGCAGTGAAAAAGCTTCATCCATCACAGTATGCGGAATTGAAAGATCAAAAAGCTTTTGTGAGTGAGATTCAGGCATTGACAAAAATCCGCCACAGAAACATTGTGAAGTTGCATGGTTTCTGTTCTCATGCCCAAGAATCATTTCTGGTTTATGAGTATTTGGAGAGAGGAAGTTTGGCTAAGATCctgaaaaatgaagaagatgCAAAAGAGCTCGATTGGATCAAACGAATCGATTTTGTAAAAGGGGTTGCAAATGCTCTCTGCTACATGCACTATGACTCAATTCCTTCAATAATTCACAGAGACATATCAAGCAACAATATATTGTTGGATGCAAAATATGAAGCGCATGTTTCTGACTTTGGCACTGCTAGACTTGTAAAGGTTGATTCTTCTAATTGCACAGTTCTTGCTGGAACATATGGTTATATTGCTCCAG AATTTGCATACACAATGAAAGTTACTAAAAAATGTGATGTTTATAGCTTTGGAATAGTAACACTAGAAATATTTATGGGACATCATCCTGGTGAACTGATATGCTCTCTCTCGAGTTCCTCATCACTATCATCGTCGGAAACTTCGTCTTCTTTGCCATCAAGCCCTCATGAGATGCTGTTGAGGAATGTTTTGGACAATCGT